The following are from one region of the Hyalangium gracile genome:
- a CDS encoding DEAD/DEAH box helicase, translating into MQSTVDTRESLPPQDGQWLRALKAEVQPTTFKKGRECAESRRVFGLNREGDRIRAQVAGSSGERYEVALEPKDGKVTSSCTCPSWNAYGPHCKHVVAAALIYAARFRPPPPPSQAAQSAQPNQAAAPRPAPREDEPVEDIESADAEEEIPASMLPPAVDPVNLPALAKVESWLGLSSLPDYEFLYRLTPSNTGPSGRHWVMDVRRQDAQMKGPVHVKRLLQAGTRIAPADERVFLVLAKHEHRYDSRIVLSDEDLGEILDLLRQRRVIYRGTQLMYSEAPVRPQIHLESRPDGATARIELLFPDGASYSLKDVILLAGRRTWVIQAQALHQVEPDFPPRLLRKWLLEPTMSFPASQLDRVLTFFAAHLPRFRMVLKADNLDVDESVEPRFVLTLEGTPDKVKVMLAARYGQTTVPVSPTASHLGYASGVGGESRKLYRRREDLERSAGKQLTEMGLRYDGQTHAYEASGDAALEFWARGLSGLPETWERFGVQAPKVRLRPKLRPRIRVGMSGVNWFDLDAEFITDDQAVDLGAVRMWLESGRRFVPLKDGSFAEADPAELKRVADILEEAGAMPGRTRTRLPLHQAVALDLLADLGEFTEVEAKARQAMMELRDTAGVPKVALPEGLQATLRHYQETGLSWLWFLHRHGLSGILADDMGLGKTIQSLSLLQKVSNEEGHKPSLVVAPTSVLANWEREAERFTPALKTMVWHGQDRKERAEDLKDVDLVLTSYALVRRDLEQLSQVGFRYVILDEAQNIKNADSATAQACKSLPSDTRLALTGTPLENRLSELWSLFDFLMPGFLGSAEGFSDRYEQPIQVANDATARDRLRRRIQPFILRRLKTEVASDLPPKTESVAWCEMEPGQAALYREVLEESRRKVNESIEKVGFKRSRVSILAALMRLRQVCCDPRLLKLPPNTLLPSSAKLERFGQLVDDLVAEGHRALVFSQFTEMLELLKGEADKRGLSYLYLDGRTKDRMSKVDDFNRPDGPPLFFISLKAGGTGLNLTAADYVIHYDPWWNPAVEDQATDRTHRIGQTRAVISYKLITRGTVEEKILSLQKRKKDLAAGVLGTEGDFGKLLTEQDLEDLFTES; encoded by the coding sequence GTGCAATCGACCGTCGACACCCGAGAATCTCTTCCTCCGCAGGACGGCCAGTGGCTTCGTGCCCTCAAGGCCGAAGTGCAACCAACGACCTTCAAGAAGGGCCGGGAGTGCGCGGAGAGCCGCCGCGTCTTCGGGCTCAACCGTGAAGGAGACCGCATCCGCGCCCAGGTCGCCGGCTCGTCCGGCGAGCGCTACGAAGTGGCCCTGGAGCCCAAGGACGGCAAGGTCACCTCCTCGTGCACCTGCCCTTCGTGGAATGCCTACGGCCCCCACTGCAAGCACGTGGTGGCCGCGGCGCTCATCTATGCCGCGCGCTTCCGGCCACCTCCTCCACCCTCCCAGGCGGCTCAGTCCGCCCAGCCGAATCAGGCGGCGGCTCCGCGCCCGGCACCCCGGGAGGACGAGCCCGTCGAGGACATCGAGTCCGCTGACGCCGAGGAGGAGATCCCCGCCTCGATGCTCCCGCCCGCGGTCGATCCGGTGAACCTGCCGGCGCTGGCCAAGGTGGAGAGCTGGCTGGGGCTCTCGTCGCTGCCGGACTACGAGTTCCTCTACCGGTTGACGCCCTCCAACACGGGCCCGAGCGGTCGCCACTGGGTGATGGACGTGCGCCGCCAGGACGCCCAGATGAAGGGCCCGGTGCACGTCAAGCGGCTGCTCCAGGCCGGCACGCGCATCGCCCCGGCCGACGAGCGCGTCTTCCTCGTGCTCGCCAAGCACGAGCACCGCTATGACTCGCGCATCGTCCTGTCCGACGAGGACCTCGGAGAGATCCTCGATCTGCTGCGCCAGCGCCGCGTCATCTATCGCGGCACGCAGCTGATGTACTCGGAGGCGCCGGTGCGCCCGCAGATCCACCTGGAGTCCCGGCCGGACGGGGCCACCGCGCGCATCGAGCTGCTCTTCCCGGACGGCGCCAGCTACTCGCTCAAGGACGTCATCCTCCTGGCGGGTCGGCGCACCTGGGTCATCCAGGCCCAGGCGCTGCACCAGGTGGAGCCGGACTTCCCGCCCCGGCTGCTGCGCAAGTGGCTGCTGGAGCCCACCATGTCGTTCCCCGCGTCGCAGCTGGACCGGGTGCTGACGTTCTTCGCCGCGCACCTGCCGCGCTTCCGCATGGTGCTCAAGGCGGACAACCTCGACGTGGACGAGTCGGTGGAGCCGCGCTTCGTGCTCACGCTGGAGGGCACGCCGGACAAGGTGAAGGTGATGCTCGCGGCGCGCTACGGGCAGACCACCGTCCCCGTGTCGCCCACCGCCAGCCACCTGGGCTACGCCAGCGGCGTGGGCGGAGAGAGCCGCAAGCTCTACCGGCGCCGGGAGGACCTGGAGCGCTCGGCGGGCAAGCAGCTCACGGAGATGGGGCTGCGCTACGACGGGCAGACGCACGCCTACGAGGCCAGCGGAGACGCGGCGCTGGAGTTCTGGGCGCGCGGCCTCTCCGGGCTGCCGGAGACGTGGGAGCGCTTCGGCGTGCAGGCCCCCAAGGTGCGCCTGCGCCCGAAGCTGCGTCCGCGCATCCGCGTGGGCATGAGCGGGGTGAACTGGTTCGATCTGGACGCCGAGTTCATCACCGATGATCAGGCGGTGGACCTGGGCGCGGTGCGCATGTGGCTGGAGTCCGGCCGGCGCTTCGTGCCGCTCAAGGACGGCTCCTTCGCGGAGGCCGATCCCGCCGAGCTCAAGCGCGTGGCGGACATCCTCGAGGAGGCCGGCGCGATGCCGGGCCGCACCCGCACGCGGCTGCCGCTGCACCAGGCCGTGGCGCTGGATCTGCTCGCGGACCTGGGCGAGTTCACCGAGGTGGAGGCCAAGGCCCGCCAGGCGATGATGGAGCTGCGCGACACCGCGGGCGTGCCCAAGGTGGCGCTGCCCGAGGGGCTCCAGGCCACGCTGCGCCACTACCAGGAGACGGGGCTGTCGTGGCTCTGGTTCCTGCACCGCCACGGCCTGTCCGGCATCCTCGCGGACGACATGGGCCTGGGAAAGACGATCCAGTCCTTGAGCCTGCTGCAGAAGGTGAGCAACGAGGAGGGCCACAAGCCGTCGCTCGTGGTGGCCCCCACCAGCGTGCTCGCCAACTGGGAGCGCGAGGCCGAGCGCTTCACCCCGGCCCTCAAGACGATGGTGTGGCACGGCCAGGACCGCAAGGAGCGCGCCGAGGACCTCAAGGACGTGGACCTGGTGCTGACCTCCTACGCCCTGGTGCGGCGCGATCTGGAGCAGCTCTCGCAGGTAGGCTTCCGCTACGTCATCCTCGACGAGGCGCAGAACATCAAGAACGCGGACAGCGCCACGGCCCAGGCCTGCAAGTCGCTGCCCAGCGACACGCGCCTGGCGCTCACCGGCACGCCGCTGGAGAACCGCCTCAGCGAGCTGTGGAGCCTCTTCGACTTCCTCATGCCGGGCTTCCTCGGCAGCGCCGAGGGCTTCAGCGACCGCTACGAGCAGCCCATCCAGGTGGCCAATGACGCCACGGCCCGCGACAGGCTGCGCCGCCGCATCCAGCCCTTCATCCTGCGACGCCTGAAGACGGAGGTGGCCAGCGATCTGCCGCCCAAGACGGAGAGCGTGGCGTGGTGCGAGATGGAGCCCGGCCAGGCCGCGCTCTACCGCGAGGTGCTCGAGGAGAGCCGCCGCAAGGTGAACGAGAGCATCGAGAAGGTGGGCTTCAAGCGCAGCCGCGTGTCCATCCTGGCGGCGCTGATGCGGCTGCGGCAGGTGTGCTGCGATCCGCGCCTGCTCAAGCTGCCGCCCAACACGCTCCTGCCCTCCAGCGCCAAGCTGGAGCGCTTCGGCCAGCTCGTGGACGACCTGGTGGCCGAGGGGCACCGCGCCCTCGTCTTCAGCCAGTTCACCGAGATGCTGGAGCTGCTCAAGGGCGAGGCCGACAAGCGCGGCCTGAGCTACCTCTACCTGGACGGCCGCACCAAGGACCGCATGTCCAAGGTGGATGACTTCAACCGCCCGGACGGCCCTCCGCTGTTCTTCATCAGCCTCAAGGCGGGCGGCACCGGCCTCAACCTCACGGCCGCCGACTACGTCATCCACTACGACCCCTGGTGGAACCCGGCCGTGGAGGACCAGGCCACGGACCGTACCCACCGCATCGGACAGACGCGGGCCGTCATCAGCTACAAGCTCATTACCCGAGGCACCGTGGAGGAGAAGATCCTCTCCCTCCAGAAGCGGAAGAAGGACCTGGCCGCCGGGGTGCTCGGGACGGAAGGGGACTTCGGTAAGTTGTTGACGGAACAGGACCTCGAGGACCTGTTCACCGAGAGCTGA
- the recN gene encoding DNA repair protein RecN gives MLLGLRISNVAVIEEVEVGFGAGLTVLTGETGAGKSILVDALGLLLGGRADADVIRSGRDDASVEGVFARTPAMAERLEELGIPDLGEEVLVRRVVGRNGRGKAYVNGSLVTVGVLARLTRGLVDIAGQHEHVSLFDSSLHRTLLDRYGNLTEMLEVYGQHYGALREVETRMESLGGDEARVRERAEFLRFQLDEINRLDPAPGEDVKLDVERRRLAGAEKLRRQSAEAELLLSGDESSALETVGRALGLLNDAVRCDATLAPIAQSLGTAMSELEDVQRRLNRYSEGLESDPARLGEVEERLDAIKRLCRKHGTTLEGVLQKRGELETELSTLENRQEILEGLAKERQAAEARARESATGLSRARSACAGQFSLQVREGLAGLALGKAAFEVRVTPGGALRPEGTDEVEFFFSANPGEPPRPLAKVASGGEASRLLLALKRALADSDGCGCYVLDEADSGVSGAIADVVGRMIKEVSGHRQVLCITHLPQVAAYADAHLLIRKGIKGERTVSEVVPLAAGAERTQELARMLSGVEVTREALGAAEALVRSAHRSLGTAPRPRREPAPGGGARGRLRQSA, from the coding sequence GTGCTGCTGGGACTTCGGATTTCGAACGTGGCGGTGATTGAAGAGGTGGAGGTCGGGTTCGGGGCCGGATTGACGGTGCTCACCGGAGAGACCGGTGCGGGCAAGTCCATCCTCGTCGACGCACTCGGCCTGTTGCTGGGCGGGCGGGCGGACGCGGACGTCATCCGGTCCGGGCGGGACGATGCCTCCGTGGAGGGCGTCTTCGCGCGAACCCCCGCGATGGCCGAGCGCCTGGAGGAACTGGGCATCCCGGACCTGGGCGAGGAGGTGCTGGTGCGCCGGGTGGTGGGGCGCAACGGGCGCGGCAAGGCGTACGTGAACGGCTCGCTGGTGACGGTGGGCGTCCTGGCCCGGCTCACCCGAGGGCTGGTGGACATCGCCGGCCAGCACGAGCACGTCAGCCTCTTCGACTCCAGCCTGCACCGCACGCTGCTGGACCGCTACGGCAACCTCACCGAGATGCTCGAGGTGTACGGCCAGCACTACGGCGCGCTGCGCGAGGTGGAGACGCGCATGGAGTCGCTGGGCGGCGACGAGGCCCGCGTGCGCGAGCGCGCCGAGTTCCTGCGCTTCCAGCTGGATGAGATCAACCGCCTGGACCCGGCGCCCGGCGAGGACGTGAAGCTGGACGTGGAGCGCCGCCGGCTGGCCGGGGCGGAGAAGCTCCGGCGCCAGTCCGCCGAGGCCGAGCTGCTCCTGTCCGGAGACGAGAGCTCCGCCCTGGAGACGGTGGGGCGGGCGCTGGGGCTGCTCAACGACGCGGTGCGGTGTGACGCGACGCTGGCGCCCATCGCCCAGTCGCTGGGCACGGCGATGTCGGAGCTGGAGGACGTGCAGCGCCGGCTCAACCGCTACTCGGAGGGGCTGGAGTCCGACCCGGCCCGCCTGGGCGAGGTGGAGGAGCGCCTGGATGCCATCAAGCGGCTGTGTCGCAAGCACGGCACCACGCTGGAGGGCGTGCTCCAGAAGCGCGGCGAGCTGGAGACGGAGCTGTCCACGCTGGAGAACCGCCAGGAGATCCTCGAGGGGTTGGCCAAGGAGCGGCAGGCGGCCGAGGCCCGTGCGAGAGAGAGTGCTACAGGCCTGTCGCGGGCCCGCTCGGCCTGTGCGGGGCAGTTCTCGCTCCAGGTGCGGGAGGGGCTGGCGGGGCTGGCCCTGGGCAAGGCCGCCTTCGAGGTGCGGGTGACGCCGGGGGGCGCGCTGCGGCCCGAGGGCACCGACGAGGTGGAGTTCTTCTTCAGCGCCAACCCGGGCGAGCCGCCGCGTCCCCTGGCGAAGGTGGCCTCGGGCGGTGAGGCCAGCCGGCTGCTGCTGGCGCTCAAGCGGGCCCTGGCCGACAGCGACGGGTGCGGCTGTTACGTACTGGACGAGGCGGACTCGGGGGTGAGCGGGGCCATCGCGGACGTGGTGGGCCGGATGATCAAGGAGGTCAGCGGCCATCGCCAGGTGCTCTGCATCACCCACCTGCCCCAGGTGGCGGCCTATGCGGACGCCCACCTGCTCATCCGCAAGGGAATCAAGGGGGAGCGGACCGTCTCCGAGGTGGTCCCCCTGGCCGCCGGAGCCGAGCGGACGCAGGAACTGGCCCGGATGCTCTCCGGCGTGGAGGTGACGCGGGAGGCCCTGGGGGCGGCGGAGGCCCTGGTGCGCTCGGCCCACCGGTCCCTGGGGACGGCCCCCCGGCCGAGGCGCGAGCCGGCACCCGGGGGAGGGGCCCGGGGAAGGCTCCGGCAGAGCGCCTGA
- a CDS encoding Stp1/IreP family PP2C-type Ser/Thr phosphatase, with product MKVVSAGLTDVGRKRNHNEDSFLIDDELQLYVVADGMGGHAGGGTASRIAVETIDKEMRRARESRDNPFVSTPNLQDALIPEALRSAVEKACLAIYTAAQEDPRLSGMGTTVISLVVKDDQAFFAHVGDSRAYLIRGELIQQISEDHSLVNEQIKAGMITPEEAKHSRYKNIITRSVGFEEEVQVDVMGVITEPKDVFLLCSDGLANMLEDREIHELVLNTPNFQDVPKRLIDMANERGGDDNITVIVVQMQA from the coding sequence ATGAAGGTCGTCTCGGCGGGTCTCACCGACGTCGGTCGGAAGCGCAATCACAACGAAGACAGCTTCCTCATCGACGACGAGCTGCAGCTCTACGTCGTGGCGGACGGCATGGGAGGCCACGCAGGTGGTGGCACGGCCTCCCGCATCGCCGTCGAGACCATCGACAAGGAGATGCGGCGCGCCCGGGAGAGCCGGGACAACCCCTTCGTCTCCACGCCCAACCTCCAGGATGCCCTCATTCCCGAGGCGCTTCGCAGCGCCGTGGAGAAGGCATGTCTGGCCATCTACACCGCGGCGCAGGAGGACCCACGCCTGTCCGGCATGGGCACCACCGTCATCTCGCTCGTGGTGAAGGACGACCAGGCCTTCTTCGCCCACGTGGGTGACAGCCGCGCGTACCTGATCCGCGGCGAGCTCATCCAGCAGATCAGCGAGGACCACTCGCTGGTCAACGAGCAGATCAAGGCGGGGATGATCACGCCCGAAGAGGCCAAGCACTCCCGCTACAAGAACATCATCACCCGCTCGGTGGGCTTCGAAGAGGAAGTCCAGGTGGACGTGATGGGCGTCATCACCGAGCCCAAGGACGTCTTCCTCCTGTGTTCCGACGGCCTGGCCAACATGCTCGAGGATCGGGAGATCCACGAGCTGGTGCTCAACACGCCCAACTTCCAGGACGTGCCCAAGCGCCTCATCGACATGGCCAACGAGCGGGGCGGCGACGACAACATCACCGTCATCGTTGTACAAATGCAGGCCTGA
- a CDS encoding M23 family metallopeptidase produces the protein MAKKSYTLIVVSDHNAPVKRYHIQKSFLVQLGVGVLLLGGMALGATVHYFHVAKDAAENRILREENLTMRSQLKSVRERIEHIGTTLDRVERFDQKLRAVTLLSDPQRNLAMGPTEPGATAPTSDTQFTQLTTTETPTALMGRLDKLSAEATRQEQSLQELQAYFQDQKSLLASTPSIWPARGWVTSDFGSRLDPYTADRVMHQGLDIAAPHGKEVYAPSDGTVVFSGLEGGYGNVIVIDHGYGIKTRYGHLSRIMVKAGDRVKRGALIAAVGNTGRSTGPHLHYEVRVNGIPQNPRKFILEE, from the coding sequence GTGGCGAAAAAGTCCTACACCCTCATTGTGGTCTCGGACCACAACGCCCCGGTCAAGCGCTACCACATCCAGAAGTCCTTCCTCGTGCAGCTGGGCGTGGGAGTGTTGCTGCTGGGTGGTATGGCCCTGGGGGCCACGGTTCATTACTTCCACGTGGCGAAGGATGCCGCGGAGAACCGCATCCTGAGGGAAGAGAACCTCACGATGCGCAGCCAGCTGAAGTCGGTGCGCGAGCGCATCGAGCACATCGGCACCACGCTGGACCGGGTGGAGCGCTTCGACCAGAAGCTGCGTGCCGTCACCCTGCTGTCTGATCCGCAGCGCAACCTGGCGATGGGCCCCACGGAGCCCGGCGCCACGGCGCCCACCTCGGACACCCAGTTCACCCAGCTGACCACCACCGAGACGCCCACGGCGCTGATGGGTCGGCTGGACAAGCTGTCGGCCGAGGCGACGCGGCAGGAGCAGAGCCTCCAGGAGCTGCAGGCGTACTTCCAGGATCAGAAGTCGCTGCTGGCCTCCACGCCGTCCATCTGGCCGGCGCGCGGCTGGGTGACGAGCGACTTCGGCTCGCGGCTGGATCCGTACACGGCGGACCGGGTGATGCACCAGGGCCTGGACATCGCGGCGCCGCACGGCAAGGAAGTGTACGCGCCGTCGGACGGCACGGTGGTGTTCTCGGGCCTCGAGGGCGGCTACGGCAACGTGATCGTCATCGACCACGGCTACGGCATCAAGACGCGCTACGGGCACCTGTCCCGCATCATGGTGAAGGCGGGAGACCGCGTGAAGCGCGGCGCGCTGATCGCGGCGGTGGGCAACACCGGCCGCTCCACCGGTCCGCACCTGCACTACGAAGTCCGCGTGAACGGCATCCCGCAGAACCCGCGGAAGTTCATCCTCGAGGAGTAG
- a CDS encoding nucleotidyl cyclase domain-containing protein, with product MPYPIDDTTATALIALHPWAVARSAQPVQLAVETLLEAERARRGQPDKLGALQALALTQGHLLKEEFDLSTHAHHDGWKVGAVIADVQGMIGVNARFGFGVGDAVLKATVDSLAAQYPGAKVVRIHPDAFAALLTPTSQLTVQPQQKEATRARLAEDVARVLPADTAAQDVPRHTVTLLELTVDQPSHWQVLGPLLWAELERAHAMERLERTTDVIQRRRVRLDGFVPGPATPRG from the coding sequence ATGCCCTACCCCATCGACGACACCACCGCCACCGCCCTCATCGCCCTGCACCCCTGGGCCGTTGCCCGCAGCGCCCAGCCCGTCCAGCTCGCCGTGGAGACCCTGCTCGAGGCCGAGCGCGCTCGCCGGGGCCAGCCAGACAAGCTGGGGGCGCTCCAGGCGCTCGCTCTCACCCAGGGCCACCTCCTCAAGGAGGAGTTCGATCTGTCCACCCACGCCCACCACGACGGCTGGAAGGTGGGCGCCGTCATCGCGGACGTGCAGGGCATGATTGGCGTCAACGCGCGCTTCGGCTTCGGCGTGGGAGACGCGGTGCTCAAGGCCACCGTGGACTCGCTCGCCGCGCAGTACCCGGGCGCGAAGGTGGTGCGCATCCACCCGGATGCCTTCGCCGCGCTGCTCACGCCCACCTCCCAGCTCACCGTCCAGCCCCAGCAGAAGGAGGCCACGCGCGCGCGGCTCGCCGAGGATGTGGCCCGGGTGCTCCCCGCGGACACCGCCGCGCAGGACGTGCCCCGGCACACGGTGACGCTGCTGGAGCTCACCGTGGACCAACCTTCTCACTGGCAGGTGCTGGGGCCGCTGCTGTGGGCCGAGCTGGAGCGGGCCCACGCCATGGAGCGACTGGAGCGGACGACGGACGTCATCCAGCGGAGGCGCGTGCGCCTCGACGGCTTCGTCCCCGGGCCGGCTACTCCTCGAGGATGA
- the rlmM gene encoding 23S rRNA (cytidine(2498)-2'-O)-methyltransferase RlmM: protein MPPQTLEARPGRWLWTCRAGFEPHLYEELAWASAEPRLLGEALVESEGKQGLAPAFARQGSRVVACFQDEAPESLAAAVAQAVGALPHSSPLVLQAFTPDTPKGNALAAQAEALREAVRGLLPSGRLLEDADRAREEGARLVSLCVAPGVTVVGAVHARDALSLAPGGRRRMRREGESPSRAAMKLEEALDGLPFEPGRGDVCVDLGAAPGGWTQRLVARGARVIAVDPAKLMPELASNPRVRHVQESAFAFAPEEPADWLFCDMAWRPLEVAQLLAKWGRRGWASHLVANIKLPMKDKNPILLRVRHTLTEDGGWKGLTVRQLYHDRDEVTVTAHRR from the coding sequence ATGCCCCCACAGACTCTGGAAGCCCGGCCCGGGCGCTGGCTCTGGACATGCCGCGCCGGCTTCGAGCCCCACCTCTATGAGGAGCTGGCCTGGGCCTCGGCGGAGCCGCGACTGCTGGGCGAGGCGCTGGTGGAGAGCGAGGGGAAGCAGGGGCTCGCTCCCGCCTTCGCCCGGCAGGGGAGCCGCGTGGTGGCGTGCTTCCAGGACGAGGCGCCCGAGTCGCTCGCCGCCGCGGTGGCCCAGGCGGTGGGCGCCCTGCCGCATTCGTCGCCGCTGGTGCTCCAGGCGTTCACGCCGGACACCCCCAAGGGCAACGCGCTCGCGGCCCAGGCCGAGGCGCTTCGCGAGGCCGTACGCGGACTCCTTCCGAGCGGCCGTCTCCTCGAGGATGCGGATCGCGCCCGGGAGGAGGGAGCCCGGCTCGTCTCGCTGTGCGTGGCCCCGGGCGTCACCGTGGTGGGCGCGGTGCACGCGCGCGATGCCCTCTCCCTGGCACCCGGCGGCCGGCGGAGGATGCGGCGCGAGGGCGAGTCTCCCTCCCGAGCGGCCATGAAGCTGGAGGAGGCGCTCGATGGCCTGCCCTTCGAGCCGGGCCGGGGCGACGTCTGCGTGGACCTCGGAGCGGCTCCCGGCGGCTGGACGCAGCGGCTGGTGGCGCGCGGCGCGCGGGTGATTGCCGTGGATCCCGCGAAGCTCATGCCCGAGCTGGCCTCGAACCCTCGCGTGCGGCACGTGCAGGAGAGCGCCTTCGCCTTCGCCCCGGAGGAGCCCGCGGACTGGCTCTTCTGCGACATGGCCTGGCGCCCGCTCGAGGTGGCGCAGCTGCTGGCCAAGTGGGGGCGGCGCGGCTGGGCCTCGCACCTGGTGGCCAACATCAAGCTGCCCATGAAGGACAAGAACCCCATCCTCCTGCGCGTGCGCCACACGCTCACCGAGGACGGCGGCTGGAAGGGGCTGACCGTGCGCCAGCTCTACCATGACCGCGACGAGGTGACGGTGACGGCGCACCGCCGCTGA